One Pseudomonas sp. MH9.2 DNA segment encodes these proteins:
- a CDS encoding RidA family protein, with amino-acid sequence MTKTVITSDKAPAAIGTYSQAIKAGNTVYMSGQIPLDPKTMELVEGFEAQTVQVFENLKAVAEAAGGSFKDIVKLNIFLTDLSHFAKVNEIMGKYFDQPYPARAAIGVAALPKGSQVEMDAILVIE; translated from the coding sequence ATGACCAAGACCGTTATCACCAGCGACAAAGCACCTGCAGCCATCGGCACTTACTCTCAGGCGATCAAAGCTGGCAATACCGTCTACATGTCCGGGCAGATCCCGCTGGACCCGAAAACCATGGAACTGGTCGAAGGCTTCGAAGCCCAGACCGTTCAGGTGTTCGAGAACCTGAAAGCCGTGGCTGAAGCAGCCGGAGGTTCGTTCAAGGACATCGTCAAACTGAACATCTTCCTGACTGACCTGAGCCACTTCGCCAAGGTCAACGAGATCATGGGCAAATACTTCGACCAGCCTTACCCGGCCCGCGCCGCCATCGGTGTTGCTGCGCTGCCAAAAGGCTCGCAGGTCGAAATGGACGCCATCCTCGTTATTGAATAA
- a CDS encoding SDR family oxidoreductase encodes MSAPSVLIAGCGDVGGRLASQLLAQGWTVSGLRRSVARLPAGVTGIAGDLFDADCPIAWPTSPIDYLVYSAAATDHDEAGYRAAYVDGLRNVLSWLKQHGQKPRRLVFVSSSSVYGQQQGEWVDESSATQATGYSSRLMLEAEHLALHSGIPASVVRLTGIYGPGREWLLTQVRQGYRVVAEPPLYGNRIHVDDAAGLLAYLLQADARGVALDECYIGVDDAPAPLAEVVAWLREYLGVTEWSAEASVRRAGSKRCSNARARALGWVPRYASYREGYAAVLEGQK; translated from the coding sequence ATGTCTGCCCCGTCTGTTTTGATTGCTGGTTGTGGTGATGTTGGAGGCCGTCTCGCCAGCCAACTGCTTGCTCAGGGCTGGACCGTGTCTGGTTTGCGCCGGTCTGTTGCGCGCTTGCCTGCCGGGGTAACAGGCATCGCAGGTGACCTGTTCGATGCTGACTGCCCAATCGCCTGGCCAACCTCGCCGATTGATTACCTGGTCTACAGCGCTGCTGCGACCGATCATGACGAGGCCGGTTACCGGGCAGCGTATGTGGATGGCCTGCGCAATGTATTGAGTTGGCTCAAGCAACACGGGCAGAAGCCCAGGCGTCTGGTGTTCGTGTCCAGCAGTAGTGTGTATGGGCAACAGCAGGGAGAGTGGGTCGATGAGTCATCGGCTACCCAGGCGACGGGTTATTCCAGTCGCCTGATGCTTGAGGCCGAGCACTTGGCATTGCACAGCGGCATCCCCGCCAGTGTGGTGCGCCTGACGGGCATCTATGGGCCGGGCCGCGAGTGGTTGCTGACGCAAGTTCGTCAAGGTTATCGCGTCGTGGCCGAGCCGCCGTTATATGGCAATCGCATTCATGTCGACGATGCCGCAGGGCTATTGGCGTACCTGCTACAGGCGGATGCCCGTGGCGTTGCGCTGGATGAGTGCTATATCGGTGTCGATGATGCGCCCGCGCCCTTGGCCGAGGTGGTTGCGTGGCTGCGTGAGTATCTGGGGGTTACCGAGTGGTCGGCTGAGGCCAGCGTGCGCCGCGCCGGCAGCAAGCGCTGCAGCAATGCCCGGGCCCGGGCATTGGGCTGGGTGCCGCGTTATGCGAGTTATCGCGAGGGCTACGCTGCGGTGCTTGAAGGGCAGAAATAG
- the exbB gene encoding tonB-system energizer ExbB — MTRIQSLASPTKLASLPRAWRGIAALMLSLMLAPSAFANEPVAAASPAVQAVAAAPANGIVDPAAAPVVEQREDAAVVDDNSLGMANDLSPWGMYQHADIIVKVVLIGLAIASIITWTIWIAKGVELLGAKRRLRGEIVNLKKARTLKEASDSASKEGTLGHLLVHDALEEMRLSANSREREGIKERVSFRLERLVAACGRNMSNGTGVLATIGSTAPFVGLFGTVWGIMNSFIGIAKTQTTNLAVVAPGIAEALLATALGLVAAIPAVVIYNVFARSIAGYKAQVSDASAHVLLLVSRDLDHLPAERSQQPHVVKVG, encoded by the coding sequence ATGACACGTATCCAATCCCTCGCTTCGCCCACCAAGCTTGCCAGCCTGCCGCGCGCATGGCGCGGTATTGCTGCGTTGATGCTCAGCCTGATGCTGGCTCCCAGCGCGTTTGCCAATGAACCGGTCGCTGCTGCTTCGCCCGCCGTCCAGGCTGTCGCTGCCGCACCCGCCAATGGCATTGTCGACCCTGCCGCCGCCCCGGTTGTAGAGCAACGTGAAGACGCAGCCGTTGTCGATGACAACAGCCTCGGTATGGCCAACGACCTGTCGCCTTGGGGCATGTACCAGCATGCCGACATCATCGTGAAAGTCGTCCTGATTGGTCTCGCCATCGCCTCGATCATCACCTGGACAATCTGGATCGCCAAAGGCGTTGAGTTGTTGGGCGCCAAGCGGCGCCTGCGCGGCGAAATCGTCAACCTGAAAAAGGCCCGTACCCTCAAGGAAGCCAGCGACAGCGCCAGTAAAGAAGGGACGCTGGGCCACCTGTTAGTGCATGACGCCCTCGAAGAAATGCGCCTGTCGGCCAACAGCCGCGAGCGCGAAGGCATCAAGGAGCGGGTCAGCTTCCGCCTGGAACGTCTGGTTGCAGCCTGTGGCCGCAACATGAGCAACGGCACCGGCGTGCTCGCGACCATCGGTTCCACCGCGCCCTTCGTCGGCCTCTTTGGCACCGTATGGGGCATCATGAACAGCTTCATCGGCATCGCCAAAACCCAGACCACCAACCTTGCCGTGGTGGCCCCCGGTATTGCCGAAGCCTTGCTGGCTACCGCGCTTGGGCTGGTTGCCGCGATTCCGGCTGTGGTGATCTACAACGTTTTCGCCCGCTCCATCGCGGGTTACAAAGCCCAGGTTTCCGATGCCTCGGCACACGTTCTGCTGCTGGTCAGTCGTGACCTCGATCACCTGCCGGCCGAGCGTAGCCAGCAGCCTCACGTGGTTAAAGTGGGGTAA
- the exbD gene encoding TonB system transport protein ExbD, whose product MGLHLNENSGDDLVENHEINVTPFIDVMLVLLIIFMVAAPLATVDIKVDLPASTAKPVARPEKPLFLSVKTDQSLFLGEEKISREQLGQVLDAKTRGKKDTTIFFQADKGVDYGDLMEVMNALRGAGYLKVGLVGLETVGKK is encoded by the coding sequence ATGGGCCTGCATCTGAACGAAAACAGTGGCGACGATCTCGTCGAGAACCACGAAATCAACGTCACGCCGTTTATCGACGTCATGTTGGTGCTGCTGATCATTTTCATGGTGGCCGCCCCGTTGGCGACGGTCGATATCAAAGTCGACCTCCCCGCCTCCACCGCCAAGCCTGTTGCTCGGCCCGAGAAACCGCTGTTTCTCAGCGTCAAGACTGATCAGAGCCTATTCCTCGGCGAAGAAAAAATCAGTCGTGAACAGCTTGGCCAAGTGCTCGATGCCAAGACCAGGGGCAAGAAGGACACGACGATTTTCTTCCAGGCCGACAAGGGCGTGGACTACGGCGACCTGATGGAGGTGATGAACGCCTTGCGCGGTGCCGGTTACCTGAAAGTCGGCCTCGTGGGCCTCGAGACGGTTGGCAAGAAATGA
- a CDS encoding energy transducer TonB, with the protein MTTLRQKLTRYSGSLLLVLAVHAIAIIVAMRWSAPQAIELPPAAMMVELAPLPAPAPPPPKVVQPPQPPTPVETLPLPKLTEAPKPEIAIPKPVIKPKAKPQPPKPQKKPEPPQEKPAEEKPVDTPPTDAKPEKAAAAPQPSSTPSDSHAKRNWQSDLQQHLAKYKRYPEDARRRGTQGTVSLRFVVDADGRVLSFSLAGNSGSTALDRATLEMIRRAQPLPQPPAEALTNGAVEILAPFVYSLDKR; encoded by the coding sequence ATGACGACTCTGCGCCAAAAACTGACGCGCTATAGCGGTAGTTTGTTGTTGGTGCTCGCCGTGCACGCCATCGCGATTATCGTCGCGATGCGCTGGTCGGCACCCCAGGCAATCGAACTGCCTCCTGCTGCGATGATGGTCGAACTGGCGCCGTTGCCAGCACCCGCGCCACCGCCGCCCAAGGTCGTGCAGCCGCCGCAACCACCGACGCCGGTGGAAACCCTGCCGTTGCCGAAACTCACTGAAGCGCCAAAGCCGGAAATTGCCATTCCAAAGCCGGTTATCAAGCCAAAAGCCAAACCACAGCCGCCCAAACCGCAGAAGAAACCGGAGCCGCCGCAAGAAAAGCCGGCCGAGGAGAAACCAGTGGATACGCCGCCGACCGACGCCAAGCCTGAAAAAGCCGCCGCGGCGCCGCAGCCATCCAGCACACCGTCGGACAGTCATGCGAAGCGCAACTGGCAATCCGATTTGCAGCAGCATCTGGCCAAGTACAAACGCTACCCCGAAGATGCGCGCCGTCGCGGCACCCAGGGGACGGTCAGTCTGCGCTTTGTCGTCGATGCCGACGGCAGGGTCCTGTCCTTCTCGCTGGCGGGCAACTCCGGCAGCACCGCGTTGGATCGAGCCACTCTTGAAATGATCCGACGTGCGCAACCGTTGCCCCAGCCGCCCGCTGAAGCACTGACTAATGGCGCAGTGGAAATACTTGCCCCTTTCGTTTATTCCCTGGATAAACGCTGA
- a CDS encoding hydrogen peroxide-inducible genes activator codes for MTLTELRYIVTLAQEQHFGHAAERCHVSQPTLSVGVKKLEDELGVLIFERSKSAVRLTPVGEGIVAQAQKVLEQAQGIRELAQAGKNQLTAPLKVGAIYTVGPYLFPHLIPQLHRVAPQMPLYIEENFTHILRDKLRNGELDAIIIALPFNEADVLTLPLYDEPFYVLMPADHPWTQKESIDAAALNDKSLLLLGEGHCFRDQVLEACPTLAKGSEGVKHTTVESSSLETIRHMVASGLGISILPMSAVDSHHYAPGIIEVRPLTPPAPFRTVAIAWRASFPRPKAIEILADSVRLCSVTRPKVEAS; via the coding sequence ATGACCCTTACAGAATTGCGCTACATCGTTACGCTCGCCCAGGAACAACATTTCGGACACGCCGCCGAGCGCTGCCACGTCAGCCAGCCGACCCTCTCGGTGGGCGTGAAAAAGCTGGAAGATGAACTTGGCGTGCTGATTTTCGAGCGCAGCAAGAGTGCCGTTCGCCTGACCCCGGTCGGCGAAGGGATTGTCGCTCAAGCTCAAAAAGTGCTCGAACAGGCTCAAGGCATCCGCGAACTGGCTCAGGCTGGCAAGAATCAGCTGACCGCACCGCTCAAAGTCGGCGCGATCTACACCGTTGGCCCGTACCTGTTCCCGCACCTGATCCCGCAACTGCACCGGGTCGCCCCGCAAATGCCGTTGTACATCGAAGAAAACTTCACCCATATCCTGCGCGACAAACTGCGCAACGGTGAGTTGGACGCGATTATCATTGCGCTGCCATTCAATGAAGCCGATGTACTGACCCTGCCGCTGTACGACGAGCCGTTCTACGTACTGATGCCTGCGGACCACCCATGGACCCAGAAAGAGTCCATCGATGCCGCTGCGCTGAACGACAAGAGCCTGTTGCTGCTCGGCGAAGGTCACTGTTTCCGTGATCAGGTGCTCGAAGCGTGCCCGACACTGGCCAAAGGCAGCGAAGGCGTCAAGCACACCACCGTCGAATCCAGTTCGCTGGAAACCATTCGGCACATGGTTGCCTCAGGACTGGGCATCTCAATCCTGCCGATGTCAGCCGTCGACAGCCATCACTATGCACCTGGCATCATCGAAGTGCGTCCGCTGACCCCGCCCGCGCCGTTCCGCACCGTGGCGATCGCATGGCGCGCGAGCTTCCCTCGGCCCAAGGCGATCGAGATTCTCGCCGACTCCGTGCGCCTGTGCTCGGTGACCCGGCCTAAAGTAGAAGCGAGCTAA
- the recG gene encoding ATP-dependent DNA helicase RecG, giving the protein MSELSHVSVTALKGVGAAMAEKLAKVGLENLQDVLFHLPLRYQDRTRVVPIGALRPGQDAVIEGVVSGADVVMGKRRSLLVRLGDGTGTLSLRFYHFSNAQKEGMKRGTHLRCYGEARPGASGLEIYHPEYRALTDDEHIPVEQTLTPIYPTTEGLTQQRLRQLCQQSLALLGPKSLPDWLPEELARDYQLAPLDEAIRYLHHPPANADLEELALGHHWAQHRLAFEELLTHQLSQQRLRESLRSQRAPALPKATKLPPQFLANLGFAPTGAQQRVGNEVAYDLSQPEPMLRLIQGDVGAGKTVVAALAALQALEAGYQVALMAPTEILAEQHYVNFKRWLEPLGIDVAWLAGKLKGKARAASLEQIASGTPMVVGTHALFQDEVQFKNLALVIIDEQHRFGVQQRLALRKKGVGGLMCPHQLIMTATPIPRTLAMSAYADLDTSILDELPPGRTPVNTVLVVDSRRVEVVERVRAACAEGRQAYWVCTLIEESEELTCQAAETSFEELTSALGELRVGLIHGRMKPAEKAAVMAEFKQGALQLLVATTVIEVGVDVPNASLMIIENPERLGLAQLHQLRGRVGRGSAASHCVLLYHPPLSQIGRQRLGIMRETNDGFVIAEKDLELRGPGEMLGTRQTGLLQFKVADLMRDADLLPAVRDAAQALLERWPQHVSPLLERWLRHGQQYGQV; this is encoded by the coding sequence ATGAGCGAGTTGTCCCACGTCTCCGTCACGGCGCTTAAAGGCGTCGGCGCGGCCATGGCCGAGAAACTGGCCAAAGTAGGCCTCGAGAATCTTCAGGACGTCCTGTTCCACCTGCCCCTGCGCTATCAGGACCGGACCCGTGTCGTGCCCATCGGCGCATTGCGTCCGGGCCAGGACGCGGTGATAGAAGGGGTGGTCAGCGGCGCCGATGTGGTCATGGGCAAGCGCCGCAGCCTGCTGGTGCGCCTGGGCGACGGTACAGGCACGCTCAGCCTGCGCTTTTATCACTTCAGCAATGCGCAAAAAGAGGGCATGAAACGCGGTACCCACCTGCGCTGCTACGGTGAAGCCAGGCCCGGCGCGTCCGGGCTGGAAATTTATCACCCGGAATACCGCGCACTGACCGACGATGAGCACATCCCGGTTGAACAAACCCTCACGCCCATTTATCCAACCACCGAAGGCCTGACCCAGCAGCGTTTGCGCCAGCTGTGCCAGCAAAGCCTGGCGCTGCTGGGCCCCAAAAGCCTGCCCGACTGGCTGCCTGAAGAGCTGGCGCGCGACTATCAACTGGCGCCGCTGGATGAAGCCATTCGTTATTTGCACCATCCACCCGCGAACGCCGACCTGGAAGAGCTTGCCCTCGGCCATCACTGGGCCCAGCACCGCCTGGCATTCGAAGAGTTACTGACCCATCAACTGTCGCAACAACGCCTGCGTGAAAGCTTGCGCTCGCAGCGCGCCCCGGCATTGCCCAAAGCCACAAAGCTGCCACCACAGTTCCTCGCCAACCTTGGTTTTGCGCCCACTGGCGCGCAGCAACGGGTCGGCAACGAAGTCGCTTATGACCTGAGTCAGCCAGAACCCATGCTGCGCCTGATTCAGGGCGACGTCGGCGCGGGCAAAACCGTGGTCGCTGCTCTGGCGGCCTTGCAGGCACTGGAGGCGGGTTATCAGGTGGCGCTGATGGCGCCGACCGAAATTCTGGCTGAACAGCATTACGTCAACTTCAAACGCTGGCTCGAACCCCTGGGTATTGATGTCGCGTGGCTGGCAGGCAAGCTCAAGGGCAAAGCCCGGGCCGCCTCGCTGGAGCAGATTGCCAGCGGCACGCCCATGGTCGTGGGCACCCATGCGCTGTTCCAGGATGAAGTGCAGTTCAAGAATCTGGCGCTGGTGATCATCGATGAACAACACCGCTTCGGCGTGCAACAGCGCCTGGCCCTGCGCAAAAAGGGCGTCGGTGGCCTGATGTGTCCGCATCAGCTGATCATGACCGCGACGCCCATCCCGCGCACCCTGGCCATGAGTGCCTATGCCGACCTCGACACCTCGATCCTCGACGAGCTGCCGCCAGGACGTACACCGGTCAATACCGTATTGGTGGTCGACAGTCGCCGGGTTGAAGTCGTCGAACGCGTTCGCGCGGCCTGCGCCGAAGGGCGTCAGGCCTATTGGGTCTGCACCCTGATCGAAGAATCCGAAGAGCTCACCTGCCAAGCCGCCGAAACCTCATTCGAAGAGCTGACCAGCGCCTTGGGCGAATTGCGCGTGGGCTTGATCCATGGGCGCATGAAACCTGCGGAAAAAGCGGCCGTCATGGCCGAGTTCAAACAAGGCGCCCTGCAACTGTTGGTGGCAACCACCGTCATCGAAGTCGGCGTCGACGTGCCCAATGCCAGCCTGATGATTATCGAAAATCCCGAACGCCTGGGCCTGGCGCAACTGCACCAGTTACGCGGGCGCGTCGGTCGGGGCAGCGCCGCGAGTCATTGTGTATTGCTCTATCATCCCCCCCTGTCGCAGATTGGGCGGCAACGACTGGGCATCATGCGCGAGACCAATGATGGTTTCGTCATCGCTGAAAAAGATTTAGAACTGCGCGGTCCTGGCGAAATGCTCGGCACCCGACAGACTGGCCTGCTGCAATTCAAGGTCGCCGACCTGATGCGTGACGCAGACCTGTTGCCGGCCGTTCGAGACGCTGCACAAGCCTTGCTCGAACGCTGGCCCCAACATGTAAGCCCACTGTTGGAGCGCTGGTTACGCCATGGCCAGCAATATGGACAGGTATGA
- a CDS encoding aminoacyl-tRNA deacylase and HDOD domain-containing protein: protein MTEVAFADATPPAPSVIRALFGKLAVSYREVMDDTSLPASQRVQPILLGDAIGTLLVLFPQSHLLDLNRLAELTGRTLTAIPQERLDHMLGKHNQSMLPGLPALNGSPCLYEERLLQEPTLLINSGEPGLLLEISSEAFKGMMSKASAATFGEPLSLIRPNLDRPDDDREEIIKAMHAFTARRIQQRLEETLEIPPLAETAQKIIKLRVDPNATIDDITGVVETDPALAAQVVSWAASPYYASPGKIRSVEDAIVRVLGFDLVINLALGLALGKTLSLPKDHPQHTTPYWQQSIYTAAVIEGLTRAMPRAQRPEAGLTYLAGLLHNFGYLLLAHVFPPHFSLICRHLEVNPHLCHSYVEQHLLGISREQIGAWLMRYWDMPEELATALRFQHDPSYAGAHCEYANLVCLSVRLLRKNGIGSGPEEDIPDELFERLGLPREKAEESVKKVLDAEVLLRELASQFAT, encoded by the coding sequence ATGACAGAAGTTGCCTTCGCCGATGCAACCCCGCCCGCTCCGTCTGTCATTCGGGCGCTGTTCGGCAAATTAGCCGTCAGCTACCGGGAAGTCATGGATGACACGAGCCTTCCTGCCTCGCAGAGAGTCCAGCCCATCCTCCTCGGCGACGCCATTGGCACGCTGCTGGTTCTGTTCCCGCAGAGTCATTTACTGGACCTCAACCGCCTCGCCGAGTTGACCGGACGCACGCTGACCGCCATTCCCCAGGAACGTCTTGATCACATGCTCGGTAAACACAACCAGAGCATGCTGCCTGGCTTACCTGCGCTGAACGGCTCACCGTGCCTGTATGAAGAGCGCTTGCTACAAGAGCCGACGCTACTGATCAATTCCGGCGAGCCGGGCCTGTTGCTGGAAATTTCCAGCGAGGCCTTCAAAGGTATGATGAGCAAAGCCAGCGCGGCAACTTTCGGCGAACCACTGAGCTTGATCCGGCCCAACCTTGACCGGCCAGACGATGACCGCGAGGAAATCATCAAGGCGATGCATGCCTTCACCGCCCGTCGCATTCAGCAACGCCTGGAAGAGACGCTGGAAATTCCACCGCTGGCCGAGACCGCGCAAAAAATCATCAAGTTGCGGGTCGATCCCAACGCCACGATTGACGACATCACCGGCGTAGTCGAGACCGACCCCGCGTTGGCGGCACAAGTGGTCAGCTGGGCTGCTTCGCCTTACTACGCATCGCCCGGCAAAATCCGCTCGGTGGAAGATGCCATCGTCCGCGTGCTTGGCTTCGACCTGGTGATCAACCTGGCCTTGGGCCTCGCACTGGGCAAAACCCTGAGCCTGCCCAAGGATCATCCGCAACACACCACGCCTTACTGGCAGCAGTCGATCTACACTGCGGCCGTGATCGAAGGCCTGACCCGCGCCATGCCTCGCGCGCAACGCCCGGAAGCCGGTCTGACGTACCTCGCCGGTTTGCTGCACAACTTCGGTTACCTGCTGCTGGCCCACGTCTTCCCGCCGCACTTCTCGCTGATCTGCCGCCATCTGGAGGTCAACCCACACCTGTGCCACAGCTACGTCGAGCAACATCTGCTCGGCATCAGCCGCGAACAGATCGGTGCCTGGTTGATGCGCTACTGGGATATGCCTGAAGAGCTGGCCACGGCGCTGCGCTTCCAGCACGATCCGTCCTACGCTGGCGCTCATTGCGAGTACGCGAATCTGGTGTGCCTGTCGGTACGCTTGCTGCGTAAAAACGGCATCGGTTCAGGGCCGGAAGAGGACATCCCGGATGAACTGTTCGAACGCCTGGGCCTGCCACGCGAAAAAGCCGAAGAGTCCGTGAAAAAGGTACTGGACGCCGAAGTGCTGCTGCGCGAACTGGCGTCGCAATTCGCGACGTAG
- a CDS encoding NAD-dependent epimerase/dehydratase family protein produces the protein MAGNNTVLVLGATGGIGGEMARQLCDSGWDVRALRRGEQHAAGKRDGITWIVGDAMNRNDVMVAALGCSVIVHAVNPPGYRRWGELVLPMLDNTLAAASAQGATVVLPGTVYNFGPSAFPVLHEDSPQQPKTRKGAIRVELERRLASATTQGCRVIIVRAGDFFGPKSGSSWFSQGLVKPGQPVATINLPNLAGVGHQWSYIPDAARTMVQLLERRDALAPFAVFHMAGHWDANGMQMAEAICRVVTGRGGRQPKLRAFPWWLVKLVSPFVATFRELLEMRYLWYTPVRMSSAHVQATLGQEPHTPLDEAVEATLEGMGCLPSMT, from the coding sequence ATGGCGGGCAACAACACGGTGCTGGTTCTCGGCGCCACCGGTGGCATTGGTGGCGAAATGGCGCGGCAGCTGTGCGATAGCGGGTGGGATGTGCGCGCACTCCGTCGAGGAGAGCAGCACGCCGCAGGGAAACGGGACGGCATTACCTGGATCGTCGGTGATGCGATGAATCGCAACGATGTCATGGTAGCAGCACTTGGCTGCTCGGTGATTGTGCATGCAGTGAACCCGCCGGGATATCGCCGTTGGGGCGAGCTTGTGCTGCCTATGCTCGACAACACCCTTGCAGCGGCGAGCGCGCAAGGTGCCACTGTCGTACTGCCCGGCACTGTGTACAACTTTGGTCCGAGCGCCTTTCCAGTGCTTCATGAAGATTCACCGCAGCAACCGAAAACCCGCAAGGGTGCCATTCGTGTGGAACTGGAGCGTCGCCTGGCGTCTGCAACGACTCAGGGATGCCGGGTGATTATCGTACGGGCCGGCGACTTCTTCGGGCCGAAGTCTGGCAGTAGTTGGTTTTCGCAAGGTTTGGTTAAGCCGGGCCAGCCGGTGGCGACCATAAATCTTCCCAACCTGGCCGGCGTGGGTCATCAATGGTCCTATATTCCCGATGCGGCACGCACGATGGTGCAATTGCTAGAGCGTCGCGATGCCTTGGCGCCGTTTGCGGTATTTCACATGGCTGGCCATTGGGACGCCAACGGAATGCAAATGGCTGAAGCGATCTGCCGCGTCGTAACCGGGCGTGGTGGTAGGCAGCCGAAGCTACGTGCTTTTCCTTGGTGGCTGGTTAAGCTGGTTTCACCTTTTGTGGCGACGTTTCGCGAACTACTTGAGATGCGATACCTGTGGTACACGCCGGTTCGGATGAGCAGCGCGCACGTGCAAGCCACACTCGGCCAAGAACCGCACACTCCGCTGGACGAGGCGGTGGAGGCCACGCTGGAGGGCATGGGTTGTCTTCCCTCGATGACCTGA
- a CDS encoding LysR family transcriptional regulator: MDYDISWELYRSYLSVLQEGSLSGAARAMSVAQPTVGRHIAALEKQLGVTLFTRSQRGLLPTEAALALKPYADSMRAHATALKRAAESLGDGVKGTVRITASEVIGAEVLPPVIARLQSNYPALKVELVLTNRVQDLLHREADIAVRMAQPKQDSLIARRVGEIEIGLHAHERYLQARGTPSTLVDLSQHALIGFDEETPFLRAARQALPEWQRDNFTLRSDSDLAQLAMIRAGAGIGVCQVALAKRDPALVRVLAQQFGVRLETWLTMHEDLRNSPRCKVTFDALLQGLQQHMS, encoded by the coding sequence ATGGACTACGACATTAGCTGGGAACTTTACCGCTCCTATTTAAGCGTGCTGCAAGAAGGATCATTGTCCGGTGCGGCACGTGCAATGAGTGTGGCGCAACCGACGGTAGGCCGGCACATTGCGGCGCTCGAAAAGCAGCTCGGCGTGACCCTCTTCACCCGCTCTCAACGAGGCCTATTGCCTACCGAAGCAGCATTAGCGCTGAAGCCCTATGCCGATTCGATGAGGGCACATGCCACGGCCTTGAAACGAGCAGCTGAAAGTCTTGGGGACGGAGTCAAGGGAACGGTGCGCATCACTGCGAGCGAAGTCATCGGTGCAGAAGTCCTGCCACCCGTCATAGCGCGACTGCAGAGCAATTACCCAGCGTTGAAAGTCGAACTCGTTTTGACCAACCGGGTGCAAGACCTGCTTCATCGAGAGGCCGATATTGCAGTTCGTATGGCACAGCCTAAGCAAGACTCGCTCATTGCGCGACGCGTTGGAGAGATCGAGATCGGTTTGCATGCACATGAGCGCTATCTGCAAGCTCGTGGCACGCCCAGCACCTTGGTCGACCTCTCGCAGCACGCGCTGATCGGTTTCGACGAGGAAACACCATTTTTGCGCGCTGCTAGACAAGCGCTACCAGAATGGCAACGAGACAACTTCACACTGAGAAGCGATAGCGATCTCGCGCAACTGGCGATGATCCGCGCGGGCGCGGGTATTGGTGTGTGCCAAGTAGCGCTAGCCAAGCGCGACCCGGCATTGGTCCGCGTGCTTGCGCAACAATTTGGGGTCAGGCTGGAAACATGGCTGACCATGCACGAGGATTTACGCAACAGCCCACGCTGCAAAGTTACGTTTGATGCGCTTCTGCAGGGGCTTCAGCAACACATGTCCTAG
- a CDS encoding helicase, protein MKFRFLLWMLGRMMAKASRNNPAFQNQLAGKELTFQLQTFDGTVARHFVVSGQRLTSRPGVVAEPAFSISFKDAGFGFATMRAKNKQLAFMQGIQDKDIQITGNPGLVIWFQGLTKFLKPKKKVA, encoded by the coding sequence ATGAAATTTCGTTTTCTCCTGTGGATGCTTGGCCGAATGATGGCCAAAGCCAGCCGCAACAATCCCGCTTTTCAGAATCAATTGGCCGGTAAGGAATTGACCTTCCAGCTGCAGACATTCGACGGCACGGTCGCGCGCCATTTCGTCGTGAGCGGCCAGCGTCTCACCAGCCGTCCAGGCGTGGTCGCCGAGCCAGCGTTCTCGATTTCGTTCAAGGATGCTGGGTTCGGTTTCGCCACGATGCGGGCTAAAAACAAGCAATTGGCATTTATGCAGGGGATTCAGGACAAGGACATCCAGATCACGGGTAATCCGGGCCTGGTGATCTGGTTTCAGGGCTTGACCAAGTTCCTCAAGCCGAAGAAGAAAGTGGCCTGA
- a CDS encoding HU family DNA-binding protein, which produces MRKPELAAAIAEKADLTKEQANKVLNAVLEEITGALHRKDSVTLVGFGTFLQRHRGARTGKNPQTGEPVKIKASNTVAFKPGKFLKDSVNP; this is translated from the coding sequence ATGCGTAAACCAGAACTCGCAGCCGCCATTGCTGAAAAAGCGGATCTCACCAAAGAACAAGCCAACAAGGTACTCAACGCGGTGCTTGAAGAGATCACTGGCGCACTGCATCGTAAAGACAGCGTCACCCTGGTGGGATTTGGCACTTTCTTGCAGCGTCACCGCGGTGCCCGCACCGGCAAAAACCCGCAAACTGGTGAGCCAGTCAAAATCAAGGCGAGTAACACCGTAGCCTTCAAACCTGGCAAATTTTTGAAAGACAGCGTTAACCCTTAA